One Acidobacteriota bacterium genomic window, GAACAGGCTCTCGACGATGACGCTGCCCGAAACGAGCGCCGGCACCAGCAGCCCCCCCAGGGTGAGCATGGGGAGCAGAGCGTTTCGAAATGCGTGTCGGAAGAGAACCTGCCGCTCCGACAGGCCCTTCGCGCGAGCCACCCTGACGAAATCCCTGGAGAGGGTCTCCAGAACGGCGCCCCGCGTGAAGCGCGCCACGAAAGCCATGCCCCCGTATGCGAGACACACCGCCGGGAGGAGGGCGTGGCGGAGGACGTCCAGAACGCGCGCGGCGGGACCCAGGGAATCGTACCCGTCGGACCGCATCCCCATGAAGGGGAGGAGGTCCCACTTCACTCCGAAGAGCAGGATGAGCAGGACGGCGATCCAGAAATTGGGCAGGGAATAGAGGATGTACAGGACGCCCGAGGCGGCCCGATCGAAGACGCCTCCCGGGCGAAGCGCGGAGCGCAGGCCCACGGGAACCGCCAGCCCCGCCATGAGCAGGAGGGCCAGCCCGTTGAGGCACAGCGTGGCCCCGAGGGGGCTCCCCAAGAACCCCCCTCCACCGCTCCCCGCGCCGAAGAGCACCTGGCTCACGGGGCGCCGTTCGCTGAAGGACTCGCCCAGCGATCCCGAAAGGAGCGTCCCGAGCCACTTTCCGTACTGGACGTAC contains:
- a CDS encoding ABC transporter permease, which encodes MWAYAARRILLMVPTFVLITLVVFLVVKAAPGNPFSAARSTGEGAVRQMNPADYEAMLARYGLDRPWYVQYGKWLGTLLSGSLGESFSERRPVSQVLFGAGSGGGGFLGSPLGATLCLNGLALLLMAGLAVPVGLRSALRPGGVFDRAASGVLYILYSLPNFWIAVLLILLFGVKWDLLPFMGMRSDGYDSLGPAARVLDVLRHALLPAVCLAYGGMAFVARFTRGAVLETLSRDFVRVARAKGLSERQVLFRHAFRNALLPMLTLGGLLVPALVSGSVIVESLFAWPGLGQMYMKAVFTRDYPLILAESVLGAAVVLASTLAVDLAYSAADPRVRREP